The following DNA comes from Aquipuribacter hungaricus.
ACTGGGTGCCGACGTCGTTGCCCTGCCGGTTCGGCGTCGTCGGGTCGTGGTTCTCCCAGAACTCCTTGAACAGCCGGTCCAGGCTGACCACGGCGGGGTCGTAGACGACGAGCGCGGCCTCGGCGTGGCCGGTGCGCGCGGTGCAGGTCTCCTCGTACGTCGGGTTGGGCGTGTGGCCGCCCATGTAGCCGACCGCGGTGGTGTGCACCCCGTCCAGGCGCCAGAAGATCCGCTCGGCCCCCCAGAAGCAGCCCATCGCGACGTACAGGACCTCGTGGCCCTCGGGCCAGGGGCCGACGAGCGGGGTGCCCTTGACGGTGTGGCGCGCGGGCACGCTCACCGGGGTGTCTCGACCGGGCAGCGCCTCCTCGGCGGTGACCAGGGTGGTGGGGCGGGATCCGAACAGCATGCGTCCTCCTCGTGGGTCACCGTCGACAACCTGCGCCCACCCGGGGTCTGTTCCCGGCGCTGTGGTGGGATGGACCGATGGGGGGCGGGACCGGTCGGGCGGCCGGCCGAGCACCGGTGCGACCGCGTGCCTGGCTCCCGCTCGCCCTGGCCGCGGCGGGCTGCCTGGCGGCGGTGCTGCTCGCCGGAGCGCTAGGCCCGGTGACCTTCTCCGCCGGCAGCCCCCTGGACCGGTTCCGCCTGCAGACCCAGCCGCTCGACCAGCGGGATCCGGTCGAGGAGGCGGTGGTCGACATCGCGCCGCCCCCGGCCCAGGACGCGAGCATCCCGGCCGAGGTCGTCCTGTCGCTGGCGGCGGTCGTCGTGGCCTCCGCGCTGCTGGCCCGCTCGCTGCTCCGCGCCCGCGGGGACGCCGGTGCCGAGGACGACCCCGACGACGGGTCCCCGGTGGACGGCCTGCCTGCCGTACGGCCGGGGGCGCTCGGTGCGGTGGCGGCGGCCGCCCGGGACGGCCTGGCCGACCTGGACGGGGGCGGCGACGCCACCGCGGCCGTGCTCGCCTGCTGGGTCGGGCTCGAGGACGCCGCGGCACGGCTGGGCCGCGGGCGCACCCCGACCGACACCCCGACCGACGTCGCCCGCC
Coding sequences within:
- the msrA gene encoding peptide-methionine (S)-S-oxide reductase MsrA, with product MLFGSRPTTLVTAEEALPGRDTPVSVPARHTVKGTPLVGPWPEGHEVLYVAMGCFWGAERIFWRLDGVHTTAVGYMGGHTPNPTYEETCTARTGHAEAALVVYDPAVVSLDRLFKEFWENHDPTTPNRQGNDVGTQYRSAVYTTTDAQLEAARSSRERYQRALTDQGYGQISTEIRSAAAAGPFYYAESYHQQYLAKNPGGYCNHGFCQVGYDLAAHGQTAARATLPTA
- a CDS encoding DUF4129 domain-containing protein, with protein sequence MRPRAWLPLALAAAGCLAAVLLAGALGPVTFSAGSPLDRFRLQTQPLDQRDPVEEAVVDIAPPPAQDASIPAEVVLSLAAVVVASALLARSLLRARGDAGAEDDPDDGSPVDGLPAVRPGALGAVAAAARDGLADLDGGGDATAAVLACWVGLEDAAARLGRGRTPTDTPTDVARRLLAAAPGLDPVLLDDLRRTYSRARHGGPAGPDDVRRARAALEDLLAVLSAAGPDRQVPGRAPSGRGQGAGS